The Streptomyces sp. CC0208 genome window below encodes:
- the purQ gene encoding phosphoribosylformylglycinamidine synthase subunit PurQ, with the protein MTARIGVVTFPGSLDDRDTQRAIRLAGAEPVALWHKDKDLHQVDAVVLPGGFSYGDYLRAGAISRFSPVMETVIEQAKAGLPVLGICNGFQILTEAHLLPGGMLGNDHLHFICRDQKLRVENADTAWTVDYTSGQEIHIPLKNMDGRYVADEYTLDKLEAEGRVAFRYLDVNPNGSLRDIAGITNEAGNVVGLMPHPEHATEPLIGTGRTDGLPFFTSILKKLVNA; encoded by the coding sequence GTGACCGCTCGTATTGGCGTCGTCACTTTCCCCGGCAGCCTCGACGACCGGGACACCCAGCGCGCGATCCGCCTCGCGGGCGCCGAACCGGTCGCCCTCTGGCACAAGGACAAGGACCTCCACCAGGTCGACGCGGTCGTCCTCCCCGGTGGTTTCTCCTACGGCGACTATCTGCGGGCCGGCGCCATCTCCCGCTTCTCGCCGGTGATGGAGACGGTCATCGAGCAGGCCAAGGCAGGACTTCCGGTCCTCGGAATCTGCAACGGCTTCCAGATCCTCACCGAGGCCCACCTCCTCCCGGGCGGGATGCTCGGCAACGACCACCTCCACTTCATCTGCCGCGACCAGAAGCTGCGGGTGGAGAACGCGGACACCGCCTGGACCGTCGACTACACGTCCGGCCAGGAGATCCACATCCCGCTGAAGAACATGGACGGCCGGTACGTCGCCGACGAGTACACGCTGGACAAGCTGGAGGCCGAGGGGCGGGTCGCCTTCCGCTACCTGGACGTCAACCCCAACGGCTCGCTCCGCGACATCGCCGGCATCACCAACGAGGCCGGCAACGTCGTAGGCCTCATGCCGCACCCGGAGCACGCCACCGAGCCGCTGATCGGTACGGGCCGTACCGACGGGCTCCCGTTCTTCACGTCGATCCTCAAGAAGCTGGTCAACGCATGA
- the purL gene encoding phosphoribosylformylglycinamidine synthase subunit PurL, giving the protein MSRTPLDTVEHAAATPDVELPWAELGLKKDEYERVVEILGRRPTGAELAMYSVMWSEHCSYKSSKVHLRQFGEKAPQSDALLVGIGENAGVVDVGQGYAVTFKVESHNHPSYVEPYQGAATGVGGIVRDIIAMGARPVAVVDPLRFGAADHPDTKRVLPGVVAGIGGYGNCLGLPNIGGEVVFDACYQGNPLVNAGAIGVMRHEDIHLAKASGAGNKVILYGARTGGDGIGGASILASETFDDAKPSKRPAVQVGDPFQEKLLIECTLEAFKEKLVVGIQDLGAAGLSCATSELASNGSGGMRVTLDDVPLRDSTLSPEEILMSESQERMCAVVEPEKVDRFLEICDKWDVIATVIGEVTDGDRLEIYWHGGKIVDVDPRTVAHDGPVYERPYARPSWQDELQADDANKLPRPGTSEELRQQVLQLVSSPNQASKKWITSQYDHFVQGNTVLAQPEDSGMIRIDETTGLGVAIATDGNGRYAKLDPYAGAQLALSEAYRNVATTGAKPLAVSDCLNFGSPEDPAVMWQFAEAIRGLADACQQLGTPVTGGNVSLYNQTGEVAIHPTPVVAVLGVIDDVARRTPVAFQEEGQLLYLLGDTREEFGGSAWSQVVHDHLGGLPPKVDLERERLLAEILISASRDGMIDSAHDLSDGGLIQAVVESALLGGKGARLIVPDGLDAFTLLFSESAGRAVVAVPRSEELRFNDMCGARGLPATRIGVVDGDSVELQGEFELSLEELRTAHEETIPALLK; this is encoded by the coding sequence ATGAGCCGGACGCCTCTGGACACGGTCGAGCACGCGGCCGCGACCCCCGACGTCGAGCTGCCCTGGGCCGAACTCGGCCTGAAGAAGGACGAGTACGAAAGGGTCGTCGAGATCCTCGGCCGCCGGCCCACCGGTGCCGAGCTCGCCATGTACTCGGTCATGTGGTCCGAGCACTGCTCGTACAAGTCGTCGAAGGTGCACCTGCGCCAGTTCGGCGAGAAGGCTCCCCAGTCGGACGCTCTTCTCGTCGGCATCGGTGAGAACGCGGGCGTGGTGGACGTCGGCCAGGGCTACGCCGTGACCTTCAAGGTCGAGTCGCACAACCACCCCTCCTACGTCGAGCCCTACCAGGGCGCGGCCACCGGGGTCGGCGGCATCGTCCGCGACATCATCGCGATGGGCGCGCGGCCGGTGGCCGTGGTCGACCCGCTGCGCTTCGGCGCGGCCGACCACCCGGACACCAAGCGGGTGCTGCCGGGCGTGGTGGCGGGCATCGGCGGCTACGGCAACTGCCTCGGGCTGCCCAACATCGGCGGCGAGGTCGTCTTCGACGCCTGCTACCAGGGCAACCCGCTGGTCAACGCCGGTGCCATCGGTGTGATGCGGCACGAGGACATCCACCTCGCGAAGGCGTCCGGCGCCGGCAACAAGGTCATCCTGTACGGGGCCCGTACCGGCGGCGACGGCATCGGCGGCGCGTCGATCCTCGCGTCCGAGACCTTCGACGACGCCAAGCCCTCGAAGCGTCCCGCCGTGCAGGTCGGCGACCCCTTCCAGGAGAAGCTCCTCATCGAGTGCACCCTGGAGGCCTTCAAGGAGAAGCTGGTCGTCGGCATCCAGGACCTCGGCGCGGCCGGTCTGTCCTGCGCCACCTCCGAGCTCGCCTCCAACGGCTCCGGCGGCATGCGCGTGACCCTGGACGACGTACCGCTGCGCGACTCCACGCTCTCGCCCGAGGAAATCCTCATGAGCGAGTCGCAGGAGCGCATGTGCGCGGTCGTGGAGCCGGAGAAGGTCGACCGGTTCCTGGAGATCTGCGACAAGTGGGACGTCATCGCCACCGTCATCGGTGAGGTCACCGACGGCGACCGGCTGGAGATCTACTGGCACGGCGGCAAGATCGTCGACGTCGACCCGCGCACGGTCGCGCACGACGGCCCGGTCTACGAGCGCCCGTACGCCCGCCCCTCCTGGCAGGACGAGCTCCAGGCCGACGACGCCAACAAACTGCCCCGGCCCGGGACGTCGGAAGAGCTCAGGCAGCAGGTCCTCCAGCTGGTGAGCTCTCCCAACCAGGCATCCAAGAAGTGGATCACCTCGCAGTACGACCACTTCGTGCAGGGCAACACGGTGCTGGCCCAGCCGGAGGACTCCGGCATGATCCGCATCGACGAGACGACCGGCCTGGGTGTGGCCATCGCGACGGACGGCAACGGCCGTTACGCGAAGCTGGACCCCTACGCGGGCGCGCAGCTGGCGCTCTCGGAGGCCTACCGGAACGTGGCGACGACCGGCGCCAAGCCCCTCGCGGTGTCCGACTGCCTGAACTTCGGCTCGCCCGAGGACCCGGCCGTCATGTGGCAGTTCGCGGAGGCCATCCGCGGACTGGCCGACGCCTGCCAGCAGTTGGGCACCCCGGTCACCGGCGGCAACGTCTCGCTGTACAACCAGACCGGCGAGGTCGCCATCCACCCGACCCCGGTGGTCGCGGTCCTCGGCGTCATCGACGACGTGGCCCGTCGCACGCCGGTCGCCTTCCAGGAGGAGGGCCAGCTGCTGTACCTCCTCGGCGACACGCGTGAGGAGTTCGGCGGCTCGGCCTGGTCCCAGGTCGTCCACGACCACCTCGGCGGTCTGCCGCCCAAGGTCGACCTGGAGCGCGAGCGGCTGCTCGCCGAGATCCTGATCTCCGCCTCCCGCGACGGCATGATCGACTCCGCGCACGACCTTTCCGACGGCGGTCTGATCCAGGCGGTCGTGGAGTCGGCACTGCTCGGCGGCAAGGGCGCCCGCCTGATCGTCCCGGACGGTCTGGACGCGTTCACGCTGCTGTTCTCGGAGTCGGCCGGCCGCGCGGTGGTGGCGGTCCCGCGCTCCGAGGAGCTCCGGTTCAACGACATGTGCGGCGCGCGGGGCCTGCCCGCCACCCGCATCGGTGTCGTCGACGGCGACTCGGTCGAGCTCCAGGGCGAGTTCGAGCTGTCCCTCGAGGAACTGCGGACCGCTCACGAGGAGACGATCCCGGCGCTGCTCAAGTAG
- the purM gene encoding phosphoribosylformylglycinamidine cyclo-ligase encodes MSETTGASYAAAGVDIEAGDRAVELMKEWVKKTQRPEVLGGLGGFAGLFDASALKRYERPLLASATDGVGTKVDIARQLGVYDTIGHDLVAMVMDDIVVCGAEPLFMTDYICVGKVHPERVAAIVKGIAEGCVLAGCALVGGETAEHPGLLGPDDFDVAGAGTGVVEADRLLGADRIRKGDAVIAMASSGLHSNGYSLVRHVLLNEAGLDLDARIDELGRTLGEELLEPTKIYSLDCLALISTAEVHAFSHVTGGGLAANLARVIPDGLHAIVDRATWTPDPIFDLVGRTGQVERLELEKTLNMGVGMIAIVPEESVDVALATLDDRGVEAWVAGEITDRGEHATGAELVGDYA; translated from the coding sequence ATGTCTGAGACAACTGGTGCCAGCTACGCAGCCGCGGGCGTCGACATCGAGGCGGGCGACCGCGCCGTAGAGCTGATGAAGGAGTGGGTGAAGAAGACGCAGCGCCCCGAGGTCCTCGGCGGCCTCGGCGGTTTCGCCGGCCTCTTCGACGCCTCCGCCCTCAAGCGCTACGAGCGTCCCCTGCTGGCCTCCGCCACCGACGGCGTCGGCACCAAGGTGGACATCGCGCGCCAACTGGGCGTCTACGACACCATCGGCCACGACCTGGTCGCCATGGTCATGGACGACATCGTGGTGTGCGGTGCCGAGCCGCTGTTCATGACCGACTACATCTGTGTCGGCAAGGTCCACCCCGAGCGGGTCGCCGCGATCGTCAAGGGCATCGCCGAGGGCTGTGTGCTCGCCGGCTGTGCCCTGGTGGGCGGCGAGACGGCCGAGCACCCGGGTCTGCTGGGCCCGGACGACTTCGACGTCGCCGGCGCCGGTACGGGCGTCGTGGAGGCCGACCGGCTGCTCGGCGCGGATCGCATCCGTAAGGGTGACGCCGTCATCGCCATGGCGTCCTCGGGACTTCACTCGAACGGGTACTCGCTCGTCCGGCATGTGCTCCTGAACGAGGCGGGCCTGGACCTGGACGCCCGGATCGACGAGCTCGGCCGCACCCTCGGCGAGGAGCTCCTGGAGCCCACCAAGATCTACTCGCTGGACTGCCTGGCCCTGATCAGCACGGCCGAGGTGCACGCCTTCTCGCACGTCACCGGCGGTGGCCTCGCGGCCAACCTGGCCCGTGTCATCCCCGACGGCCTGCACGCGATCGTGGACCGCGCCACGTGGACCCCGGACCCGATCTTCGACCTCGTCGGCAGGACGGGGCAGGTCGAGCGCCTGGAGCTGGAGAAGACCCTGAACATGGGCGTAGGCATGATCGCGATCGTCCCCGAGGAGTCGGTGGACGTCGCCCTGGCCACCCTGGACGACCGCGGGGTCGAGGCCTGGGTCGCGGGCGAGATCACGGACCGCGGCGAGCACGCCACGGGTGCCGAGCTCGTCGGTGACTACGCCTAG
- a CDS encoding maleylpyruvate isomerase family mycothiol-dependent enzyme — translation MPTARKRARTYDPVKIRKAVQAQLGNVREAVRTLTPEQLALPTRLGEWTVRELVAHIGMAVTAVHRGLDRPAPARQDATVLDWPFATAASSAAIAEFTRGLAERHPDLDAYLGDIDRTLAELLDAHPGTRLLETNAGAMPLADYLVTRTVELVVHTDDLNAAVPGLDIPHDRQALAACTRLLADALAAKAPGGSTEVRIPPYAVVQCVEGPKHTRGTPPNVVETDPLTWIRLATGRLGWKDALDAAKVSASGERADLDGLLPLMG, via the coding sequence ATGCCCACGGCCAGGAAGCGCGCCCGCACCTACGACCCCGTCAAGATCCGCAAGGCCGTGCAGGCCCAGCTCGGAAACGTACGAGAGGCCGTACGCACGCTGACCCCCGAGCAGTTGGCGCTGCCCACGCGGCTTGGGGAGTGGACCGTACGCGAGCTGGTCGCGCACATCGGAATGGCGGTCACGGCGGTCCATCGGGGCCTGGACCGGCCCGCACCCGCACGGCAGGACGCCACGGTCCTCGACTGGCCCTTCGCCACCGCCGCCAGTTCCGCGGCCATCGCCGAGTTCACCCGGGGCCTCGCCGAGCGCCACCCCGACCTCGACGCCTACCTCGGCGACATCGACCGGACCCTGGCCGAGCTGCTGGACGCCCACCCCGGCACGCGGCTCCTGGAGACCAACGCAGGCGCGATGCCCCTCGCCGACTACCTGGTCACCCGGACCGTCGAACTCGTCGTCCACACCGACGACCTCAACGCCGCCGTGCCCGGCCTCGACATCCCCCACGACCGCCAGGCCCTCGCCGCCTGCACCCGGCTCCTCGCCGACGCCCTCGCCGCCAAGGCGCCCGGCGGCTCGACCGAGGTGCGGATCCCGCCGTACGCCGTCGTGCAGTGCGTCGAGGGGCCCAAGCACACCCGGGGGACCCCGCCGAACGTCGTCGAGACCGACCCGCTGACCTGGATCCGGCTCGCCACCGGCCGGCTCGGCTGGAAGGACGCGCTCGACGCGGCGAAGGTGAGCGCGAGCGGGGAGCGGGCGGACCTGGACGGGCTGCTCCCGCTGATGGGCTGA
- the bldC gene encoding developmental transcriptional regulator BldC: MTARTPDAEPLLTPAEVATMFRVDPKTVTRWAKAGKLTSIRTLGGHRRYREAEVRALLAGIPQQRSEA, from the coding sequence ATGACCGCTCGCACCCCTGATGCCGAGCCGCTGCTGACCCCGGCTGAGGTCGCCACGATGTTCCGCGTGGACCCGAAGACGGTCACGCGGTGGGCGAAGGCCGGCAAGCTCACGTCGATCCGCACGCTCGGCGGACACCGCCGTTACCGCGAGGCCGAGGTTCGCGCTCTGCTCGCGGGTATCCCGCAGCAGCGCAGCGAGGCCTGA
- the purF gene encoding amidophosphoribosyltransferase, translating into MPRGDGRLSHDLLPGEKGPQDACGVFGVWAPGEEVAKLTYFGLYALQHRGQESAGIAVSNGSQILVFKDMGLVSQVFDETSLGSLQGHIAVGHARYSTTGASVWENAQPTFRATGHGSIALGHNGNLVNTAQLAEMVADLPKQEGRSPRVAATNDTDLLTALLAAQVDEDGKPLTIEEAAPVVLPQVQGAFSLVFMNEHTLYAARDPQGIRPLVLGRLERGWVVASESAALDICGAAYVREIEPGEFVAIDENGLRTSRFAEAKPKGCVFEYVYLARPDTDIAGRNVYLSRVEMGRKLAKEAPVEADLVIATPESGTPAAIGYAEASGIPFGAGLVKNAYVGRTFIQPSQTIRQLGIRLKLNPLKEVIKGKRLVVVDDSIVRGNTQRALVRMLREAGAAEVHIRISSPPVKWPCFFGIDFATRAELIANGMTIDEIGTSLGADSLAYISIDGMIEATTIAKPNLCRACFDGEYPMDLPDPELLGKQLLETELAAGPAATAAADAIRRP; encoded by the coding sequence GTGCCACGTGGTGACGGTCGACTCAGTCATGATCTGCTCCCCGGCGAGAAAGGTCCTCAGGACGCCTGCGGCGTCTTCGGGGTCTGGGCTCCCGGTGAAGAGGTCGCCAAGCTCACTTACTTCGGGCTCTACGCCCTCCAGCATCGGGGCCAGGAATCCGCGGGAATCGCGGTCAGCAACGGCTCCCAGATCCTCGTCTTCAAGGACATGGGGCTCGTTTCCCAGGTCTTCGACGAGACCTCTCTCGGTTCGCTCCAGGGTCACATCGCGGTCGGTCACGCCCGCTACTCGACCACCGGCGCCTCCGTGTGGGAGAACGCCCAGCCGACGTTCCGTGCCACCGGGCACGGCTCCATCGCGCTCGGCCACAACGGCAACCTGGTCAACACGGCGCAGCTCGCCGAGATGGTCGCCGACCTCCCCAAGCAGGAGGGCCGCAGCCCCCGGGTGGCCGCCACCAACGACACCGACCTGCTCACCGCGCTCCTCGCGGCCCAGGTCGACGAGGACGGCAAGCCCCTGACCATCGAGGAAGCGGCCCCCGTGGTCCTCCCCCAGGTCCAGGGAGCCTTCTCGCTCGTCTTCATGAACGAGCACACCCTCTATGCCGCCCGCGACCCGCAGGGCATCCGTCCGCTGGTCCTCGGCCGCCTGGAGCGCGGCTGGGTGGTCGCCTCCGAGTCCGCCGCCCTCGACATCTGCGGCGCCGCCTACGTCCGCGAGATCGAGCCGGGCGAGTTCGTCGCCATCGACGAGAACGGCCTGCGCACCTCTCGATTCGCGGAAGCAAAGCCCAAGGGCTGTGTCTTCGAGTACGTCTATCTGGCGCGCCCCGACACCGACATCGCCGGCCGGAACGTGTACCTCTCCCGCGTGGAGATGGGCCGCAAGCTCGCCAAGGAAGCGCCCGTCGAGGCCGACCTGGTCATAGCGACCCCGGAGTCCGGCACCCCGGCGGCCATCGGCTACGCCGAGGCGTCCGGCATCCCCTTCGGCGCGGGTCTCGTGAAGAACGCCTACGTCGGCCGTACGTTCATCCAGCCCTCCCAGACCATTCGCCAGCTCGGCATCCGCCTGAAGCTGAACCCGCTCAAGGAAGTCATCAAGGGCAAGCGTCTGGTCGTCGTCGACGACTCGATCGTGCGCGGCAACACCCAGCGCGCCCTGGTCCGCATGCTCCGCGAGGCGGGCGCCGCCGAGGTCCACATCCGGATCTCCTCGCCCCCCGTGAAGTGGCCCTGCTTCTTCGGCATCGACTTCGCCACCCGCGCCGAGCTCATCGCCAACGGCATGACGATCGACGAGATCGGCACCTCGCTGGGCGCCGACTCTCTGGCGTACATCTCCATCGACGGCATGATCGAGGCGACCACCATCGCCAAGCCGAACCTCTGCCGCGCCTGCTTCGACGGCGAGTACCCGATGGACCTCCCGGACCCCGAGCTGCTCGGCAAGCAGCTCCTGGAGACGGAACTGGCCGCCGGCCCGGCCGCCACGGCCGCCGCCGACGCGATCCGTCGCCCCTAG
- a CDS encoding DUF3073 domain-containing protein: MGRGRAKAKQTKVARQLKYSSGGTDLSRLANELGASTSSQPPNGEPFEDDDEEDDPYAQYADLYNDDEDEDDESGPSSQRRGA, from the coding sequence ATGGGGCGCGGCCGGGCAAAGGCCAAGCAGACGAAGGTCGCCCGCCAGCTGAAGTACAGCAGCGGCGGGACAGATCTGTCGCGTCTGGCCAATGAGCTGGGCGCTTCGACTTCGAGCCAGCCGCCGAATGGCGAGCCGTTCGAGGACGACGACGAGGAAGACGACCCGTACGCCCAGTACGCGGATCTCTATAACGATGACGAGGACGAGGACGACGAGTCCGGTCCTTCGTCTCAACGCCGCGGAGCTTGA
- a CDS encoding Glu/Leu/Phe/Val dehydrogenase dimerization domain-containing protein: protein MTDVTGAAADVLHTLFHSDQGGHEQVVLCQDRKSGLKAVIALHSTALGPALGGTRFYPYASEQEAVADALNLARGMSYKNAMAGLDHGGGKAVIIGDPERDKSEELLLAYGRFVASLGGRYVTACDVGTYVADMDVVARECRWTTGRSPENGGAGDSSVLTAFGVYQGMRASAAHLWGDPSLRGRKVGVAGVGKVGHHLVEHLLDEGAEVLITDVRPEAVERIAGRHPAVSRVADTDALIRTEGLDIYAPCALGGALNDDSVPVLTARIVCGAANNQLAHPGVEKDLADRGILYAPDYVVNAGGVIQVADELHGFDFERCRAKAAKIYDTTLAIFARAKEDGIPPAAAADRIAEQRMHEAALDPVH from the coding sequence GTGACCGACGTAACCGGCGCCGCTGCCGATGTGCTGCACACCCTGTTCCACTCGGACCAGGGCGGTCATGAGCAGGTCGTGCTCTGCCAGGACCGCAAGAGCGGCCTCAAGGCCGTCATCGCCCTCCACTCCACCGCGCTCGGCCCCGCCCTCGGCGGGACCCGCTTCTACCCTTACGCGAGCGAGCAGGAGGCCGTCGCCGACGCGCTGAACCTCGCGCGCGGAATGTCGTACAAGAACGCCATGGCCGGGCTCGACCACGGCGGCGGCAAGGCCGTGATCATCGGCGACCCGGAGCGCGACAAGAGCGAGGAACTGCTCCTCGCGTACGGCCGTTTCGTGGCCTCGCTCGGCGGCCGCTACGTCACCGCGTGCGACGTCGGCACCTACGTCGCCGACATGGACGTCGTGGCCCGTGAATGCCGCTGGACGACCGGCCGCTCCCCCGAGAACGGCGGCGCCGGCGACTCCTCCGTCCTCACCGCCTTCGGCGTCTACCAGGGCATGCGGGCCAGCGCCGCGCACCTGTGGGGCGACCCCTCACTGCGCGGCCGCAAGGTCGGCGTCGCGGGCGTCGGCAAGGTCGGGCACCACCTGGTCGAGCACCTCCTCGACGAGGGCGCCGAGGTCCTGATCACCGACGTACGGCCGGAGGCCGTGGAGCGGATCGCCGGCCGGCACCCCGCCGTCTCCCGGGTCGCCGACACCGACGCGCTGATCCGGACCGAGGGCCTCGACATCTACGCCCCCTGCGCGCTCGGCGGAGCCCTGAACGACGACTCCGTGCCGGTGCTGACCGCGCGGATCGTCTGCGGCGCCGCCAACAACCAGCTCGCCCACCCGGGCGTCGAGAAGGACCTCGCCGACCGCGGGATCCTCTACGCGCCGGACTACGTGGTGAACGCCGGCGGGGTCATCCAGGTCGCCGACGAACTGCACGGGTTCGACTTCGAGCGGTGCCGGGCGAAGGCCGCGAAGATCTACGACACCACGCTCGCCATATTCGCACGTGCGAAGGAAGACGGGATTCCGCCGGCCGCCGCGGCCGACCGGATCGCCGAGCAGCGGATGCACGAGGCGGCCCTGGATCCGGTGCACTGA
- a CDS encoding META domain-containing protein has translation MKRTTYAKYAAAALAGTTVLAACGTESVGTGPKDVATFADTLADTPWVPRKVTVDGKDYVLPGKAALKKARITFKPGTADPDTGGGESGGSVGCNSIGADVDIQGDTVKVSDLARTLIGCPGAVGEFEEKFVGVFDNDLKARLDGPPGARTLTLTSPEHDTITLREEKPPALKGTRWSLGENAYLTLTENDTVTGSLGCNTFHGRATVKAGTIEFGRLATTRMMCAGPVMKTERELAGILDGKVSYQQEHDSLKITKAPGKSVTAHAE, from the coding sequence ATGAAGCGGACGACATACGCCAAGTACGCGGCCGCAGCCCTGGCCGGGACCACCGTCCTGGCCGCCTGTGGCACGGAATCGGTGGGGACCGGACCCAAGGACGTCGCCACCTTCGCGGACACCCTCGCGGACACCCCCTGGGTGCCGAGGAAGGTCACGGTCGACGGCAAGGACTACGTCCTTCCCGGCAAGGCGGCGCTCAAGAAGGCCCGGATCACCTTCAAGCCGGGTACCGCGGATCCGGACACCGGCGGTGGGGAGTCGGGCGGGTCGGTGGGCTGCAACAGCATCGGTGCCGACGTGGACATCCAGGGCGACACCGTGAAGGTCTCCGACCTCGCCCGGACACTGATCGGCTGCCCGGGTGCCGTGGGGGAGTTCGAGGAGAAGTTCGTCGGGGTCTTCGACAACGACCTCAAGGCCCGCCTGGACGGGCCCCCGGGTGCCAGGACCCTCACCCTCACCAGCCCGGAGCACGACACCATCACCCTGCGCGAGGAGAAGCCGCCCGCCCTGAAAGGCACGCGCTGGTCCCTCGGCGAGAACGCCTACCTCACGCTCACCGAGAACGACACCGTCACCGGCAGCCTCGGCTGCAACACCTTCCACGGCAGGGCCACCGTCAAGGCCGGCACCATCGAGTTCGGGCGCCTCGCCACCACGCGCATGATGTGCGCGGGCCCGGTGATGAAGACCGAGCGCGAGCTCGCCGGGATCCTCGACGGAAAGGTCTCCTACCAGCAGGAACACGATTCACTGAAGATCACCAAGGCCCCCGGGAAGAGCGTTACGGCCCACGCGGAGTAA
- the purS gene encoding phosphoribosylformylglycinamidine synthase subunit PurS, which produces MARVVVDVMLKPEILDPQGQAVQRALPRLGFDGISDVRQGKRFELEVDGPVDEAALARIHDLAESFLANTVIEDFTVKVEEVAEAAK; this is translated from the coding sequence GTGGCACGCGTCGTAGTCGACGTCATGCTCAAGCCGGAGATCCTCGACCCCCAGGGCCAGGCGGTGCAGCGTGCACTGCCGCGTCTGGGTTTCGACGGCATCTCCGACGTACGTCAGGGAAAGCGATTCGAACTGGAAGTTGACGGCCCGGTCGACGAGGCCGCGCTCGCCCGCATCCACGATCTTGCGGAATCCTTCCTCGCCAACACCGTGATCGAGGACTTCACCGTCAAGGTGGAGGAAGTCGCGGAGGCCGCGAAGTGA